From one Vanacampus margaritifer isolate UIUO_Vmar chromosome 12, RoL_Vmar_1.0, whole genome shotgun sequence genomic stretch:
- the LOC144061070 gene encoding uncharacterized protein LOC144061070 — MGELRSSSPPPHLDLNNFDSANAEKSRYVLTSPRSLESCARLGIKPVDLLMKSLNNLLSEQCDLTLEAVQVMHESHEKERRKLLQKCRDERERIIQQVARWPSTKKVSSLETRHHTKTMDQIPYAELCIRDKSVSKTSCCAAEEPDRNTSCSLGDFRHSPAIQLKLQRLTEDIRREMCVPISQTDRKIAALMLLKHQEEVGHLSHRQRNDQEREEARRQEQARQAQADKRRTQELMQSVQRWHEELEARRRLRARREEERVGQLKREVLLQEERWRRLKEQVEAQRRGQMAAAQKDAQGRKCCREKVLREMEVVDKRQRDNERQGAAEREQKARWSKLRLEKKEEKRLREVNRRELLNHMLLKQQVEKQVEDEESRLRDALERKMRRSREKHARDVEARLMELQERAAQEEKRMLRTQLRAKLHSIQQLTHKHLLVKLSQQRTQRAGEHTWAQQRKKIHQTRQYNKLRQLRHQRIRESLQREEEVLKKVRESSVAVKERRCERLLRERENVRQEAHKQALASFHLRERVRQQTQSRSFAQMAQEAQLAASISRMNLSNDNR, encoded by the coding sequence ATGGGAGAGCTGAGGTCATCTTCGCCTCCACCTCACTTGGATCTGAACAACTTTGACTCTGCTAATGCAGAAAAGAGCAGGTACGTTTTAACAAGCCCTCGCTCCTTGGAGTCCTGTGCACGACTTGGCATCAAACCTGTTGACCTTCTGATGAAATCTCTGAATAATTTATTGTCTGAGCAGTGTGACTTGACTTTAGAAGCAGTGCAAGTTATGCACGAATCCCATGAAAAGGAGAGAAGGAAGCTTTTGCAAAAGTGCCGAGATGAGAGGGAGAGGATTATCCAGCAGGTTGCCAGGTGGCCGAGCACTAAGAAAGTCTCAAGCCTGGAAACAAGACATCACACCAAGACAATGGATCAAATTCCATACGCGGAACTATGTATTAGGGACAAAAGTGTGAGTAAAACATCCTGCTGTGCTGCTGAAGAACCAGACAGGAACACAAGCTGCAGTTTAGGTGACTTCAGACACTCTCCGGCTATCCAGTTGAAACTACAGAGGCTCACTGAAGACATCAGGAGGGAGATGTGTGTCCCAATATCACAGACGGACCGCAAGATTGCAGCTCTCATGCTGCTGAAGCACCAGGAGGAGGTGGGACACCTCAGTCACAGACAGCGGAATGACCAGGAGCGGGAGGAGGCCCGCAGGCAGGAACAGGCCCGGCAGGCGCAGGCGGACAAAAGGAGGACGCAGGAGCTGATGCAAAGTGTGCAACGCTGGCACGAGGAGCTGGAGGCCCGCAGGAGGCTGAGAGCGCGTCGGGAAGAAGAGAGAGTAGGGCAGCTCAAAAGGGAGGTGCTGCTGCAAGAAGAGCGCTGGAGGAGGCTGAAGGAGCAGGTGGAGGCGCAACGTAGAGGACAGATGGCAGCTGCGCAGAAGGACGCGCAGGGGAGGAAATGCTGCCGGGAGAAAGTGCTGAGAGAAATGGAGGTGGTGGACAAAAGGCAGCGAGACAATGAGAGACAGGGAGCTGCGGAGAGGGAGCAGAAAGCAAGATGGAGCAAATTGCGCTtggagaagaaggaggagaagcGTCTACGGGAGGTGAACAGAAGGGAGCTGCTCAACCACATGCTCCTGAAACAACAAGTGGAGAAACAGGTGGAGGACGAGGAGTCACGTTTGAGGGATGCGCTGGAGAGGAAGATGCGGCGTTCCCGTGAGAAACACGCTCGCGACGTGGAGGCCCGGCTGATGGAGCTCCAGGAACGGGCGGCCCAGGAGGAGAAGCGAATGCTGAGGACGCAACTCCGGGCCAAGCTGCACAGCATCCAGcagctcacacacaaacacctccTGGTCAAGCTGAGTCAGCAACGCACGCAGAGAGCCGGCGAGCACACGTGGGCCCAGCAAAGGAAGAAGATCCACCAAACGCGTCAGTACAACAAACTCAGGCAGCTGCGCCACCAGCGGATACGGGAGAGCCtgcagagagaggaggaggtgtTGAAGAAGGTCAGGGAGAGCAGCGTCGCCGTGAAGGAGAGGAGGTGCGAGAGGCTGCTGCGGGAGCGGGAGAACGTCCGGCAGGAGGCGCACAAGCAGGCCTTGGCGTCATTTCACTTGAGGGAGCGAGTGAGGCAGCAGACTCAAAGTCGCTCTTTTGCTCAGATGGCTCAGGAAGCTCAGCTGGCCGCCTCCATCAGCCGAATGAACCTCTCAAATGACAATCGTTAG
- the LOC144061202 gene encoding mechanosensitive cation channel TMEM63B-like isoform X3: MQVAVLGMAIWGAQACSDSQSCTTTLPPNASREYCYSARIRSTVLQGLPFGGVPTVLALDFMCFLGLLVVFSFLRKVAWDYGRLALVTDADSAAAALTSEAPERYERLTSVSSSVDMDQRDTGFCSWLTAIFRIKDDEIREKCGEDAVHYLSFQRHIIGLLVVVGVLSVGIILPVNFSGNLLENNAYNFGRTTIANLNADNALLWLHTIFAFLYLLLTVCSMRRHTSKMHYAEDDLVKRTLFVNGLSKYADETEIKQHFEQAYKNCTVLEARICYNVAKLMSLNSERKKAERSKRFFLDLQAKEHITTMINPKPCGHLCCCIIKGCEQEEAVSYYTKLEAELKDGYRKEREKVNRKPLGMAFVTFQNESITAIILKDFNACKCQGCRCRREPQNSTFSDKLQTHNWTVSYAPDPQNVYWEHLSLGGFSWWIRCLIINCVLFLLLFFLTTPAIIISTMDKFNVTKPVEYLNNPIITQFFPTLLLWSFSALLPTIVYYSAFFEAHWTRSGENRTTMHKCYTFLIFMVLLLPSLGLSSLDVFFRWLFDKRFLADAKVRFECVFLPDNGAFFVNYVIASAFIGNAMDLLRIPGLLMYMIRLCLARSAAERRNVKRHQAYEFQFGAAYAWMMCVFTVVMTYSITCPIIVPFGLMYMLLKHLADRYNMYYAYLPSKLDKKIHSGAVNQVVAAPILCLFWLLFFSTMRSGFSAAISMFTFVVLIITITICLSHVCFGHFKYLSAHNYKIDTPELGVTENGRTECTTDSNKAAQMYIAEVLQDPNLEEAGSGSGEDDGQGSSQDEEIINVENGLNEDFQSGEDSLIDNEVRH; the protein is encoded by the exons ATGCAAGTGGCGGTATTAGGGATGGCCATCTGGGGGGCACAAGCTTGCTCTGACTCCCAAAGCTGTACGACAACGCTGCCGCCCAATGCCTCCAGAGAATACTGCTACTCGGCCCGAATTCGCAGCACCGTGCTGCAGGGCTTGCCCTTTGGTGGCGTACCAACTGTCCTCGCCCTTGACTTCATGTGCTTTTTG GGCTTGCTGGTTGTGTTCTCCTTCCTGAGAAAAGTAGCGTGGGACTATGGACGTCTCGCTCTCGTCACCGACGCTGACAG TGCGGCCGCTGCCTTGACATCAGAGGCACCTGAACGCTATGAGCGCCTCACCTCCGTTTCCAGCTCTGTAGACATGGATCAGAGAGACACA GGCTTCTGCTCATGGCTCACTGCCATTTTCCGCATCAA GGATGATGAGATAAGGGAGAAGTGTGGCGAGGACGCAGTACATTATTTGTCCTTCCAGCGCCACATCATCGGCCTACTGGTAGTGGTGGGTGTGCTCTCTGTTGGCATCATATTGCCTGTGAACTTTTCAGGAAACCTACTTG aaaaCAATGCTTATAATTTTGGAAGAACTACAATAGCAAATCTCAATGCAGA TAATGCGCTTCTGTGGCTGCACACAATATTTGCATTCCTCTACCTGCTACTGACAGTATGCAGCATGAGAAGACACACCTCCAAGATGCACTACGCAGAGGATGACCTG GTCAAAAGAACACTATTTGTCAATGGACTCTCCAAATATGCAGATGAAACAGAAATAAAGCAACATTTTGA GCAAGCGTATAAAAACTGCACTGTGCTGGAAGCCCGCATCTGTTACAATGTGGCCAAGCTGATGTCTCTGAACTCTGAGAG AAAGAAGGCAGAACGCAGCAAGAGATTCTTCCTTGATCTGCAGGCCAAAGAGCACATAACCACCATGATAAACCCAAAGCCATGTGGACATCTCTGCTGTTGCATCATCAAAGGTTGTGAGCAG GAAGAGGCTGTTAGTTATTACACCAAGCTGGAAGCTGAATTAAAAGATGGCTACAGGAAGGAGCGGGAGAAGGTCAACAGGAAACCTTTAGGAATGGCATTTGTCACCTTTCAAAATGAATCTATAACTGCTAT AATCTTGAAGGATTTCAATGCCTGCAAATGTCAGGGCTGCCGGTGTCGCCGTGAGCCTCAGAACTCTACATTTAGCGACAAACTCCAGACACACAACTGGACTGTGAGCTACGCCCCTGATCCACAAAATGTGTACTG GGAGCATCTGTCGTTGGGAGGATTCTCGTGGTGGATCCGCTGCTTGATTATAAActgtgtcctcttcctcctcctatTCTTCCTCACCACACCAGCCATCATTATCTCCACCATGGACAAGTTCAATGTTACCAAACCAGTGGAGTACTTAAAC AATCCAATTATCACTCAGTTTTTCCCCACCCTCCTCCTGTGGTCCTTCTCTGCGTTACTTCCTACCATTGTCTACTACTCTGCCTTTTTTGAAGCCCATTGGACCCG GTCCGGTGAGAACAGAACTACTATGCATAAATGCTACACTTTCCTAATCTTCATGGTGCTCCTACTGCCCTCCCTTGGTCTAAGCAG TTTGGATGTCTTCTTCCGGTGGCTTTTTGACAAAAGATTCTTGGCAGATGCTAAAGTGCGATTTGA GTGTGTGTTCCTTCCTGACAACGGAGCCTTCTTTGTGAACTACGTCATTGCATCAGCATTCATTGGAAACGCCATGGACCTGCTCAGGATCCCCGGCCTGCTTATGTACATGATCCGCCTTTGCCTCGCTCGATCTGCAGCTGAGCGCAGGAACGTCAAGAGG CATCAAGCGTACGAGTTCCAGTTTGGAGCGGCCTATGCCTGGATGATGTGTGTCTTCACAGTGGTCATGACTTACAGCATCACCTGCCCGATCATCGTCCCCTTTG GGCTAATGTACATGCTGCTCAAACACCTAGCAGACAGGTACAACATGTACTATGCGTACCTACCTTCCAAACTGGACAAGAAGATCCATTCTGGAGCCGTCAACCAAGTGGTGGCTGCTCCAATTCTTTGTCTATTTTGGCTTCTTTTCTTCTCCACGATGCGCTCCG GGTTTTCAGCTGCAATCTCCATGTTCACGTTCGTAGTTTTGATTATCACAATCACTATCTGCCTCTCGCATGTCTgctttggacattttaaatatttgagcGCTCACAACTACAAG ATTGACACTCCCGAATTAGGTGTGACTGAGAATGGGCGTACAGAGTGCACTACTGACTCCAACAAAGCTGCA CAGATGTACATCGCTGAGGTTCTGCAAGACCCAAATTTAGAGGAGGCCGGATCAGGCAGTGGCGAGGACGACGGTCAGGGCTCGTCACAGGACGAGGAAATAATCAATGTGGAAAATGGCCTCAATGAGGACTTCCAGTCCGGAGAGGACAGCCTCATCGATAATGAAGTCCGACACTGA
- the LOC144061202 gene encoding mechanosensitive cation channel TMEM63B-like isoform X1, whose product MQVAVLGMAIWGAQACSDSQSCTTTLPPNASREYCYSARIRSTVLQGLPFGGVPTVLALDFMCFLGLLVVFSFLRKVAWDYGRLALVTDADRRMDQRYSRLDDREYAAAALTSEAPERYERLTSVSSSVDMDQRDTGFCSWLTAIFRIKDDEIREKCGEDAVHYLSFQRHIIGLLVVVGVLSVGIILPVNFSGNLLENNAYNFGRTTIANLNADNALLWLHTIFAFLYLLLTVCSMRRHTSKMHYAEDDLVKRTLFVNGLSKYADETEIKQHFEQAYKNCTVLEARICYNVAKLMSLNSERKKAERSKRFFLDLQAKEHITTMINPKPCGHLCCCIIKGCEQEEAVSYYTKLEAELKDGYRKEREKVNRKPLGMAFVTFQNESITAIILKDFNACKCQGCRCRREPQNSTFSDKLQTHNWTVSYAPDPQNVYWEHLSLGGFSWWIRCLIINCVLFLLLFFLTTPAIIISTMDKFNVTKPVEYLNNPIITQFFPTLLLWSFSALLPTIVYYSAFFEAHWTRSGENRTTMHKCYTFLIFMVLLLPSLGLSSLDVFFRWLFDKRFLADAKVRFECVFLPDNGAFFVNYVIASAFIGNAMDLLRIPGLLMYMIRLCLARSAAERRNVKRHQAYEFQFGAAYAWMMCVFTVVMTYSITCPIIVPFGLMYMLLKHLADRYNMYYAYLPSKLDKKIHSGAVNQVVAAPILCLFWLLFFSTMRSGFSAAISMFTFVVLIITITICLSHVCFGHFKYLSAHNYKIDTPELGVTENGRTECTTDSNKAAQMYIAEVLQDPNLEEAGSGSGEDDGQGSSQDEEIINVENGLNEDFQSGEDSLIDNEVRH is encoded by the exons ATGCAAGTGGCGGTATTAGGGATGGCCATCTGGGGGGCACAAGCTTGCTCTGACTCCCAAAGCTGTACGACAACGCTGCCGCCCAATGCCTCCAGAGAATACTGCTACTCGGCCCGAATTCGCAGCACCGTGCTGCAGGGCTTGCCCTTTGGTGGCGTACCAACTGTCCTCGCCCTTGACTTCATGTGCTTTTTG GGCTTGCTGGTTGTGTTCTCCTTCCTGAGAAAAGTAGCGTGGGACTATGGACGTCTCGCTCTCGTCACCGACGCTGACAG GAGAATGGATCAGCGTTACAGTCGTCTGGATGATCGGGAATA TGCGGCCGCTGCCTTGACATCAGAGGCACCTGAACGCTATGAGCGCCTCACCTCCGTTTCCAGCTCTGTAGACATGGATCAGAGAGACACA GGCTTCTGCTCATGGCTCACTGCCATTTTCCGCATCAA GGATGATGAGATAAGGGAGAAGTGTGGCGAGGACGCAGTACATTATTTGTCCTTCCAGCGCCACATCATCGGCCTACTGGTAGTGGTGGGTGTGCTCTCTGTTGGCATCATATTGCCTGTGAACTTTTCAGGAAACCTACTTG aaaaCAATGCTTATAATTTTGGAAGAACTACAATAGCAAATCTCAATGCAGA TAATGCGCTTCTGTGGCTGCACACAATATTTGCATTCCTCTACCTGCTACTGACAGTATGCAGCATGAGAAGACACACCTCCAAGATGCACTACGCAGAGGATGACCTG GTCAAAAGAACACTATTTGTCAATGGACTCTCCAAATATGCAGATGAAACAGAAATAAAGCAACATTTTGA GCAAGCGTATAAAAACTGCACTGTGCTGGAAGCCCGCATCTGTTACAATGTGGCCAAGCTGATGTCTCTGAACTCTGAGAG AAAGAAGGCAGAACGCAGCAAGAGATTCTTCCTTGATCTGCAGGCCAAAGAGCACATAACCACCATGATAAACCCAAAGCCATGTGGACATCTCTGCTGTTGCATCATCAAAGGTTGTGAGCAG GAAGAGGCTGTTAGTTATTACACCAAGCTGGAAGCTGAATTAAAAGATGGCTACAGGAAGGAGCGGGAGAAGGTCAACAGGAAACCTTTAGGAATGGCATTTGTCACCTTTCAAAATGAATCTATAACTGCTAT AATCTTGAAGGATTTCAATGCCTGCAAATGTCAGGGCTGCCGGTGTCGCCGTGAGCCTCAGAACTCTACATTTAGCGACAAACTCCAGACACACAACTGGACTGTGAGCTACGCCCCTGATCCACAAAATGTGTACTG GGAGCATCTGTCGTTGGGAGGATTCTCGTGGTGGATCCGCTGCTTGATTATAAActgtgtcctcttcctcctcctatTCTTCCTCACCACACCAGCCATCATTATCTCCACCATGGACAAGTTCAATGTTACCAAACCAGTGGAGTACTTAAAC AATCCAATTATCACTCAGTTTTTCCCCACCCTCCTCCTGTGGTCCTTCTCTGCGTTACTTCCTACCATTGTCTACTACTCTGCCTTTTTTGAAGCCCATTGGACCCG GTCCGGTGAGAACAGAACTACTATGCATAAATGCTACACTTTCCTAATCTTCATGGTGCTCCTACTGCCCTCCCTTGGTCTAAGCAG TTTGGATGTCTTCTTCCGGTGGCTTTTTGACAAAAGATTCTTGGCAGATGCTAAAGTGCGATTTGA GTGTGTGTTCCTTCCTGACAACGGAGCCTTCTTTGTGAACTACGTCATTGCATCAGCATTCATTGGAAACGCCATGGACCTGCTCAGGATCCCCGGCCTGCTTATGTACATGATCCGCCTTTGCCTCGCTCGATCTGCAGCTGAGCGCAGGAACGTCAAGAGG CATCAAGCGTACGAGTTCCAGTTTGGAGCGGCCTATGCCTGGATGATGTGTGTCTTCACAGTGGTCATGACTTACAGCATCACCTGCCCGATCATCGTCCCCTTTG GGCTAATGTACATGCTGCTCAAACACCTAGCAGACAGGTACAACATGTACTATGCGTACCTACCTTCCAAACTGGACAAGAAGATCCATTCTGGAGCCGTCAACCAAGTGGTGGCTGCTCCAATTCTTTGTCTATTTTGGCTTCTTTTCTTCTCCACGATGCGCTCCG GGTTTTCAGCTGCAATCTCCATGTTCACGTTCGTAGTTTTGATTATCACAATCACTATCTGCCTCTCGCATGTCTgctttggacattttaaatatttgagcGCTCACAACTACAAG ATTGACACTCCCGAATTAGGTGTGACTGAGAATGGGCGTACAGAGTGCACTACTGACTCCAACAAAGCTGCA CAGATGTACATCGCTGAGGTTCTGCAAGACCCAAATTTAGAGGAGGCCGGATCAGGCAGTGGCGAGGACGACGGTCAGGGCTCGTCACAGGACGAGGAAATAATCAATGTGGAAAATGGCCTCAATGAGGACTTCCAGTCCGGAGAGGACAGCCTCATCGATAATGAAGTCCGACACTGA
- the LOC144061202 gene encoding mechanosensitive cation channel TMEM63B-like isoform X2, with the protein MQVAVLGMAIWGAQACSDSQSCTTTLPPNASREYCYSARIRSTVLQGLPFGGVPTVLALDFMCFLGLLVVFSFLRKVAWDYGRLALVTDADRRMDQRYSRLDDREYAAAALTSEAPERYERLTSVSSSVDMDQRDTGFCSWLTAIFRIKDDEIREKCGEDAVHYLSFQRHIIGLLVVVGVLSVGIILPVNFSGNLLENNAYNFGRTTIANLNADNALLWLHTIFAFLYLLLTVCSMRRHTSKMHYAEDDLVKRTLFVNGLSKYADETEIKQHFEQAYKNCTVLEARICYNVAKLMSLNSERKKAERSKRFFLDLQAKEHITTMINPKPCGHLCCCIIKGCEQEEAVSYYTKLEAELKDGYRKEREKVNRKPLGMAFVTFQNESITAIILKDFNACKCQGCRCRREPQNSTFSDKLQTHNWTVSYAPDPQNVYWEHLSLGGFSWWIRCLIINCVLFLLLFFLTTPAIIISTMDKFNVTKPVEYLNNPIITQFFPTLLLWSFSALLPTIVYYSAFFEAHWTRSGENRTTMHKCYTFLIFMVLLLPSLGLSSLDVFFRWLFDKRFLADAKVRFECVFLPDNGAFFVNYVIASAFIGNAMDLLRIPGLLMYMIRLCLARSAAERRNVKRHQAYEFQFGAAYAWMMCVFTVVMTYSITCPIIVPFGLMYMLLKHLADRYNMYYAYLPSKLDKKIHSGAVNQVVAAPILCLFWLLFFSTMRSGFSAAISMFTFVVLIITITICLSHVCFGHFKYLSAHNYKIDTPELGVTENGRTECTTDSNKAAMYIAEVLQDPNLEEAGSGSGEDDGQGSSQDEEIINVENGLNEDFQSGEDSLIDNEVRH; encoded by the exons ATGCAAGTGGCGGTATTAGGGATGGCCATCTGGGGGGCACAAGCTTGCTCTGACTCCCAAAGCTGTACGACAACGCTGCCGCCCAATGCCTCCAGAGAATACTGCTACTCGGCCCGAATTCGCAGCACCGTGCTGCAGGGCTTGCCCTTTGGTGGCGTACCAACTGTCCTCGCCCTTGACTTCATGTGCTTTTTG GGCTTGCTGGTTGTGTTCTCCTTCCTGAGAAAAGTAGCGTGGGACTATGGACGTCTCGCTCTCGTCACCGACGCTGACAG GAGAATGGATCAGCGTTACAGTCGTCTGGATGATCGGGAATA TGCGGCCGCTGCCTTGACATCAGAGGCACCTGAACGCTATGAGCGCCTCACCTCCGTTTCCAGCTCTGTAGACATGGATCAGAGAGACACA GGCTTCTGCTCATGGCTCACTGCCATTTTCCGCATCAA GGATGATGAGATAAGGGAGAAGTGTGGCGAGGACGCAGTACATTATTTGTCCTTCCAGCGCCACATCATCGGCCTACTGGTAGTGGTGGGTGTGCTCTCTGTTGGCATCATATTGCCTGTGAACTTTTCAGGAAACCTACTTG aaaaCAATGCTTATAATTTTGGAAGAACTACAATAGCAAATCTCAATGCAGA TAATGCGCTTCTGTGGCTGCACACAATATTTGCATTCCTCTACCTGCTACTGACAGTATGCAGCATGAGAAGACACACCTCCAAGATGCACTACGCAGAGGATGACCTG GTCAAAAGAACACTATTTGTCAATGGACTCTCCAAATATGCAGATGAAACAGAAATAAAGCAACATTTTGA GCAAGCGTATAAAAACTGCACTGTGCTGGAAGCCCGCATCTGTTACAATGTGGCCAAGCTGATGTCTCTGAACTCTGAGAG AAAGAAGGCAGAACGCAGCAAGAGATTCTTCCTTGATCTGCAGGCCAAAGAGCACATAACCACCATGATAAACCCAAAGCCATGTGGACATCTCTGCTGTTGCATCATCAAAGGTTGTGAGCAG GAAGAGGCTGTTAGTTATTACACCAAGCTGGAAGCTGAATTAAAAGATGGCTACAGGAAGGAGCGGGAGAAGGTCAACAGGAAACCTTTAGGAATGGCATTTGTCACCTTTCAAAATGAATCTATAACTGCTAT AATCTTGAAGGATTTCAATGCCTGCAAATGTCAGGGCTGCCGGTGTCGCCGTGAGCCTCAGAACTCTACATTTAGCGACAAACTCCAGACACACAACTGGACTGTGAGCTACGCCCCTGATCCACAAAATGTGTACTG GGAGCATCTGTCGTTGGGAGGATTCTCGTGGTGGATCCGCTGCTTGATTATAAActgtgtcctcttcctcctcctatTCTTCCTCACCACACCAGCCATCATTATCTCCACCATGGACAAGTTCAATGTTACCAAACCAGTGGAGTACTTAAAC AATCCAATTATCACTCAGTTTTTCCCCACCCTCCTCCTGTGGTCCTTCTCTGCGTTACTTCCTACCATTGTCTACTACTCTGCCTTTTTTGAAGCCCATTGGACCCG GTCCGGTGAGAACAGAACTACTATGCATAAATGCTACACTTTCCTAATCTTCATGGTGCTCCTACTGCCCTCCCTTGGTCTAAGCAG TTTGGATGTCTTCTTCCGGTGGCTTTTTGACAAAAGATTCTTGGCAGATGCTAAAGTGCGATTTGA GTGTGTGTTCCTTCCTGACAACGGAGCCTTCTTTGTGAACTACGTCATTGCATCAGCATTCATTGGAAACGCCATGGACCTGCTCAGGATCCCCGGCCTGCTTATGTACATGATCCGCCTTTGCCTCGCTCGATCTGCAGCTGAGCGCAGGAACGTCAAGAGG CATCAAGCGTACGAGTTCCAGTTTGGAGCGGCCTATGCCTGGATGATGTGTGTCTTCACAGTGGTCATGACTTACAGCATCACCTGCCCGATCATCGTCCCCTTTG GGCTAATGTACATGCTGCTCAAACACCTAGCAGACAGGTACAACATGTACTATGCGTACCTACCTTCCAAACTGGACAAGAAGATCCATTCTGGAGCCGTCAACCAAGTGGTGGCTGCTCCAATTCTTTGTCTATTTTGGCTTCTTTTCTTCTCCACGATGCGCTCCG GGTTTTCAGCTGCAATCTCCATGTTCACGTTCGTAGTTTTGATTATCACAATCACTATCTGCCTCTCGCATGTCTgctttggacattttaaatatttgagcGCTCACAACTACAAG ATTGACACTCCCGAATTAGGTGTGACTGAGAATGGGCGTACAGAGTGCACTACTGACTCCAACAAAGCTGCA ATGTACATCGCTGAGGTTCTGCAAGACCCAAATTTAGAGGAGGCCGGATCAGGCAGTGGCGAGGACGACGGTCAGGGCTCGTCACAGGACGAGGAAATAATCAATGTGGAAAATGGCCTCAATGAGGACTTCCAGTCCGGAGAGGACAGCCTCATCGATAATGAAGTCCGACACTGA
- the LOC144061953 gene encoding zinc transporter ZIP9 gives MDGGLSITLISVAMFVGCFLLGFIPLLFRLSERSLHFISILGAGFLCGTALAITIPEGVGLMQESWSHQNASLSAVNETSKARPPSPQLWIGVALTFGFIFMFVVDQLASYFSMCGKTNPNSDAITATLGLVIHAAADGFALGAVVATGQVTVQVIVFLAVILHKAPAAFGLVAFLMHAGLEKKFIQGHLLAFSAAAPVVAIVTYFVLHATCSSFQKQLSATGVGMLFSGGTFLFVATVHVLPDIISSNSRARGGHLSGQRQPQSHLGWKESVTLVLGVGLPVLLALGLHDD, from the exons ATGGACGGGGGTTTGAGCATTACTTTAATATCAGTAGCAATGTTTGTCGGTTGCTTCCTACTCGGATTTATCCCTCTGTTGTTTCGACTTTCGGAG aGAAGCCTGCACTTCATCTCCATCCTGGGTGCAGGCTTCTTGTGTGGAACAGCTCTCGCCATCACCATCCCCGAAGGAGTGGGCTTAATGCAAGAGTCCTGGTCACACCAGAACG CTTCTTTATCTGCTGTGAACGAAACCTCCAAAGCAAGACCCCCCTCGCCTCAGCTGTGGATCGGAGTGGCTTTGACGTTCGGATTCATCTTCATGTTTGTGGTGGATCAGCTGGCCAGTTACTTCTCCATGTGTG GAAAAACAAATCCTAATAGTGATGCCATCACAGCCACACTGGGGTTGGTTATTCACGCTGCAG CTGACGGCTTCGCTCTTGGTGCGGTGGTAGCCACGGGCCAGGTGACCGTGCAAGTCATTGTGTTCTTAGCTGTGATTCTACACAAG GCTCCGGCAGCGTTCGGTCTCGTTGCCTTTTTGATGCATGCAGGACTGGAAAAGAAGTTCATCCAGGGACATTTGTTGGCCTTTTCAGCTGCAGCACCGGTTGTTGCCATCGTTACGTACTTCGTACTGCACGCG ACTTGCTCGTCGTTTCAGAAGCAACTCAGCGCAACGGGCGTCGGTATGCTTTTCTCGGGTGGGACTTTCCTCTTTGTGGCCACCGTGCACGTTCTTCCCGACATCATCAGCAGCAACAGTCGCGCTCGTGGAGGCCATCTCTCCGGTCAACGCCAGCCGCAGAGCCACTTGGGTTGGAAGGAGAGCGTCACTCTTGTTCTCGGGGTGGGGCTTCCTGTTCTGCTGGCTCTGGGGCTTCATGACGATTGA